The genomic DNA cagaaaactgaaaattaaaaaataaagagaacgcaacttaagattttatatcttaactattaaaaaatagagTTATTATTTATGTCATGTAGggcacaaataaaaaatagaaagtgTCATGtcaaaaaaatcatgttaacaagacatatcaaattaaaatttaccttGATAGGAACATAATCAAATTACTTATAGCTTAAAAAAGTCTTAAATCCCAAACACTTAAATCTTATAATCACTgacccaaaaaataatatatttttctattctcaATCACAAAATATGACATAACTAATCTccattatttctctttcttgaaTCCATCATCCTCCCACTCTCttgtttttatccttttttgtGTCTTAAgataataatttcaaataataatttttaaaaattataatacaaaattttaatattttatatattaaagattaaatgttatattttttaattgttaagagaatttaaaaaatcaattaacaTATTCAAATATTGTCAACTAATCATTCACATAACATGTCACATACAGAAACATGCGAATTCATACACGCACGAATGTTCACtcatgataaaaatttaatataataattttttataattaaaaaataaaattttaatattttatacattaaaaattaaaaattatattttataattattgagGGAGTGGCGCATGTGTTAAGTGATTTAATTACTGTATAATATATTCTggatttacttattattattttttagaggGATAAGAATTTCAGAATGTGTTAAAGTCAAACTGGTCCATGCTTGATGCCCTAAACTAAACGGCACGCCATGAGAAAGGCAGGCCGAATTAAGCTGGCccataaaataagaaaacaaaaacctagGGCATGgactttaaaaatatgattgtttctttaattttataaatggGACCAACGAGTCCTATCTAAATTCCAACTAGTACGTCAAGTCAAAGTTTTAATGGAAAAACCAACTCGTCCTTGTCTCTGTAGACTAGGAAGTAGAAgccattttatttcattttccttctcaataatttatcaaaatatatatatatatatattaatatatgttaattCTTAAGCGGAGAGATACAAAACGCGTCATCTAGAATAGTTTAGGAGGTGCGGCTCTCATGTGGGTAGGGGTCACCATCAGGTCAATTCAGTTATTGAATTGATTGCATTCTTCAAATcgaataaattatatattttttaaaaattaaattaaattatttaaataaaaaataactcttTTATTCTGTTAATCATCTTTTTCTTATGTGATTCTGACggatttacttttttttttttaaacttgattaaaaataatatcaatttttatatttcaaccAGTTCAATTATTTcgattattttcaataaaaagattaaattgaatcaaaatagtaaaaaaaaaaactcaaatttaaaaattacaccatAAAGtttgagcaaaaaataaaaaactctcACTTTAGAGGTAAAGTGAACCATTATGAAAAGTTAAGGGTCAATTTGAGCTCAAAAAAGTTTAGgagctaaattaattaaaattaaaaaaattaaggaactgatttagctttttttttagcaaaacatTAGTACTACACTTTTTAAATGTAacaaatttgataataattataattttagttaattattttatatattaatacagGGACGTATACACTTCACtacaataaaaatgatttgttgaggcatcttttttaagtattttttagaaagtgtcctctaaaataccattttaaggcacaatctaaaaaagtgccccaatacaataactttaatgaggcacaacaattaagtgccttataaaatatcattttaaggcacaatttaataAAGTGCCTCAATATAACAATtctaatgaggcacaacaatgaaatgccctaatagacaaatataagtgtcttaatagataaatctaatagggcataatttttgaaatgccccattaaaataattctaacaagacactctgatgaagtgccctaatagacaaatcttaagtgccccaataaaataattctaatgaaacttagatatactataaaataaacatagacacatatattaataagatgatgtgcagattaggtggtcacgcatgtgcaagaagaaggaaaggtttAGGGTTCGAGTCGAGGGAGAAGTAAGTTAGAATTAAGAGAAGGCCTTGtgggggatatgaaaaataaatttacagtaatttttgaggtatttttaagtgtcgcaacaaacttaaatttataattgtttttaaggCATTTGTAAGTGGCTCAATACGTTTTTGGGACACAGTTACATGGGGCATTATTATTAAtgccctaatagttaaaatgacTCAAGAAACTATCTAttgaggcatttttaaatgcctcataatccaaaatttgttgtaatACTTGTAGTCATATTAAGATTTTTTGACACTTCTCTTATACGTGATTAATGTGTAATATAACTATATAAGACCATCTTGCACggttaaataaatataattatatacaatattttttgtagtgacataTCATAAAGTCACGACTTGTGCTCGTgatatacaaattaatatatacTAAATATCTTAAAAGGACCTAAAGAGATAAGGATCATTAAagtagaagagagagagagagagacttataatagttaaattatgattaacataattataatcataatcataattaacttattttattaGGAAATGATAATTATCTTCatcatatcttaattattattattattatctaaaaaaaattaaactccttttaaaattataaaacgtGACATCAGATAAATAAACTTGAGATATGAATTAAtcacatgatatatatatatatatatataatgatttcaATGTTCTAAATTTTATCTAGAAGGATATGACTTTGTTTCCATCGAAGAAACCGTGTGAGCATTAAACTTGAAAGTTACAGAAGTAATTAATGCCCCCAACATGCATCAACATCCCTTATTTTCTAATGCCCATTTTCCTAATCTTTGTGTGAATTCAATCTAGACTTTTGGGACTAATATTCGTTAATGATGTCGCAACGACCATTActgtacattttttaaaatgttatttaaatatttaactttaatatttattattgttcaaatataataataaatttattcaaactaTTTTGAATTTGTAAGAATGAGAACAATCAAAGAGTGTAGGGAAACGCAAACACTATGGAAATAATTTGTTACGGGTATTTTTTGCATTACTTCTTATGGGTTAGGCTCGACCTAGCAGGCCGACCCAATCACCTAAAGCCTAATAGGCTCCAAGCTGTGTTCGTCGGAGTAAGCTCACACGTTGCTGGAGCTCGAACTCAGATTGCAGAACCAAGCGGACTTTAGACGAGCTCCCAGCAATGCTTTTGACTCACTGGCCTAATTGATCAGCTCGCGTAACAAGAAGGTCGCAAAGTAACCAAAGAACAGTTATGGGTTAGGGGTTATTTTGGCTAGGCCATCCAGGCCCAATCTGGCTCTATCCTCTTGGCCCTTTTTTCTTAACCCATGGGTGTCCCATCCTAGCCCTGTACTTGCCTGCAATATCACCATTGCAACCACTTCTAGATTTTCACGCGTCTAcctcagatctcatcctcattaatagcAAATCTCATCCCCATTTATATCCCTATTAATGTGGGTTCCGTTGGCACTATGCCGCCATCGGGCGCCTCTGTCAGCTCCGAATATTTAGTCTCATCACCTGCAGGAATAAGACGTACTCAGGAGAGCATTCACTCTTCCTATATATTTGTCAGCTCTTTTTAGAGCCAAGTATGTTTTCCTGACTAGCCTATTGATACATAGTTGCTCTTGACTCTTACacttacttgagcatcggagtacTTGCAGGTACCGGCGGTCGGAACACTCATCACAACCACGTCAAATTTCCATGCTGTATCGGTTTCCCTTCCCGGttgtctagaattaaattttaggtaGGTAATACAATCAAACATACTCTAATACTCAAATCAGACATTGAAAGTTTGAAGACTATATTTAAATCAATATTAAATATGTATCTTTTTTAGAATGGAacttatctatttatagagagtGACGGAGCTTTACTAAATTCCCTAGAATTAAGATTCTTgcaaataatgtttattttaacaTTTCGAGATCCACTAACATTATAATTCATATGAATAATGTTTATTCTAACATTTTGGGATCTATTagaattatgattttatgaatAATGTTTATCTTTTTCGTAGAATTTTAGGATGGATTTCAGATGTTAGAGTTACCTTATTTACATTTTGTTGAGGACTCCCAATCAGGGAAAAGTTACACatttttagcccaaaaagttattttgggtttttaaattttttaatcttttaatgggCTTTAATTTGCTCATGACagatcaatattttatattaatatcttatatatttacattggtataacataaaatataagactttaatatataatatcatccTAAATATCAACTTTAAGcgtacaaataacattttcaattttttctttgagTAGTGATGTATGTGATTGTGTCAATACATACATAATGCGGTTGGGATTAAACCCCAGCTGAAATTTTAGATAACTGAGATTGCTTCTTTATAAAACTAATTATAACCAATATCAAGGTTTAGGGCACCGGCATATCCTAGAGTGTTTGTCGGCTtcgataaatgcatgtttggaTATATGTTCTGTTTAATACTGCACAAGTGATCATGATCATTTAAGAAAATGACATAAATTAGCACCCAAAATCACAGAAAGAAggggaaaaaggaaagaaaacaagaacagaGATTAGCTATCTAGGAAAGCTCAAATAAATGTAAGCACTGAAGAACGTAACATTATGTGTCACATACAGAGAAACATTAAACAAACGCAAcgtgttcatatatatatatatatgattgttatgGAAGCAGACAGAATATCCAAGACTAATTAAACCGGAGCAGTCCTGTTATAAGCAACCTGCGGGTCAGACGTCGATATCTGAGTAAGTTCTTCCTCGTTCTCGCCGGACATCTCCTCAAGCGATTTGCCCTTCGCCTCCGGCACACAGAAAGTGAAGACAATGCCCAACAAGTTGACGCAGCCTAGCACGATCAGTGAATTCTTCACGCCAATGCCAGGGGGGTAGCCGGCATCAGTCTTCGATTTATCCGTGGATTGTGAAGCGTACAAAAATCCGTAAGCTCCGACAATGGCGCCGGCCTTTCCAGCCGCGGCTGATATCCCGTGGCAGGTTGATCTCAGCCTCGCCGGGAAAATCTCCGCCGGCACGACGAATGTGGTGGCGTTGGGCCCAAAGTTTGCGAAGAAGAAGGTGAGGGAGTACATTATTATGAATCCGATTCTGTTGTCTTTCAGGGTCCAGTGGTGGTAAGGGATGGCGAGGGCGAACATGAAAATGCTCATGAAGATGAAACCCATCAATTGAATGGCGAACCTTCCAATAATATCAATGAAGGCCACTGTGAACCAGTAGCCTGGAACAGTGCTGCATAGGGCAATTAGGGTTTGCGCCCTGGCAACCCTGTAAACCTCATGAACGGCATTCATGGAGGCAGCACTGGGGATCCACCCAATTGCAGTGAAGATATCTTTCTGGAATAGGTTTTGGCTATAGAAGGCGATGTCCAGTAAGAACCAAGTAGTGGTGGTTCCGAGCAAGTGGATTCCGTGGCGACGAAGAAATTCTTTTGAGAACAATCCAAAGTTGTTTGCGGGTTCTTGAGTGAGCTTCTGAAGCTTCGCTTCTTCTGGGTCTAATTCCACATTCAACACCCTGGCCATGTCCTGAGCCGCTTGCTTGGCATTCTTGGCGACAAGTGCCGTGTAACGGGCAGTTTCCGGCATCTTCATTCGCCAGTAGTAGGTCATCGCCGCCGGGAAGGCCCCAAACATCAGGATAATTCTCCAAATGTAATCAGCTTGGGGCACGGTAGAGGCAACCGGATCAACACTATAAGCCGGTGCACTATAAGCGTGGTCAAATGCAGTGGAGACTATAAGAGCAACAATCCCACTCGTTAGGATTCCAAACCCTTGCATTGCAAAGACGGCGGCAATGAACGAGCCTCTAGTCTTCTTGTTTGCGTATTCCGACATAATGGTGGCGGAGAGAGGATAATCGCCGCCAATGCCAAACCCTAGCCAGAACCTAAAGAAGCAAAGGGTGGCCATTACGCCCTTTGCGCTCTTTCCAAATGAAAGCCCCGAGGCAAGGGAGCAACCCACCATGAGCATAAGGGTTAGGCCATAGACCTTCTTCCGGCCCATTTTATCGCCGAGCCAACCAAAGAAGAGCTGGCCGAGCAAGGTGCCAACCAGGGCGACACCGGTGACTGAAGATGCGACGCCGGGAGGGAGGGTTCCAGGCTTTAGAGAGCCTTGCTTGTGGTAATAGATGCGTCCCAATAGCTTGGTGACAAGAGAAATGCTGAAGAGATCGTAGGCATCGGTGAAGAAGCCCATGCCGGCGATGACTATTGCCGTGAAATGGTAGAGCTGTGTCTTGGCCACATCAAGTGCATTCAGCACTTCCAGTTGTTGCCTTGCCATGGCTGGATTCTTCCAAGGAGTCTCTggatcaaaattaagaaaatggcAATCAtagaaattaaatgaattaTTCGTCAAGACTTTCAAGAACAATATAATCTGCAAGTAGTTGCTATACTTTCAGAataaatatattgaatttatatttcaaTTAAGAAGAAAGCAAATATAAAATTCTCTTAATATTGAGATAATTAAAAGTAACGGGCTCTGCTATCTGTATAGTCAAcaccaaaattccaaattaaagGTGCTGATGGAATCAGGCTTGTGATGTAAGTAATACATGTGTCATCAAATTAAGACGAGGTTCTACGATTAAGAAACcattaaaaagataattaacCAAAATATTTCACTGGGTAAACTCAGcatctaaatttaatattcttaaCATAATGGCTCTCTAGAAGAGGTTAGGTACTCTTCTTCAAAAGCGACAGCGATGGAATAGATAGATCAACTACCCGAGCAAAATATAAGAAAAGCAGCTTCTGAATTTAATTGTACAACCAATTGAACAATCAAAAATTAAGACTCTAATCCCTCTCTCTTTATCGTGACAATTTGCACTGGTATAGttgcttctatatatatataattaccaATTAAATGATAAATAGTTCGCTTTGAGACGAGGAATAAGAAgaattcattttgaaaaactagtaGTAATTAAGCCTAATAACTAAGAATTTGATGAAATCAAAAGTAAGGTTTTCTTTAAGAATTATGAGTTTCCAAGTAATAACAGTGGCTACACACTCATGGACTCAGCATCAAAACCCACAGAAAAGGAGAACTGAGAAATAGATATAGTTTTCGGTGGGCTTATATATCTTGGAAGAAATTAAGACGTTTGCGGGCTATTTAAGGGAGAAGTATTGTTACAAGGAAGCGATCCTTTTCAAAACCAGCCTGTCAAAGAGAGAGAACGGAGGATCGAGGTCACAAAATAAATGTCTTTTGTTTATATATGCCAAATTG from Diospyros lotus cultivar Yz01 chromosome 4, ASM1463336v1, whole genome shotgun sequence includes the following:
- the LOC127800460 gene encoding inorganic phosphate transporter 1-4-like; amino-acid sequence: MARQQLEVLNALDVAKTQLYHFTAIVIAGMGFFTDAYDLFSISLVTKLLGRIYYHKQGSLKPGTLPPGVASSVTGVALVGTLLGQLFFGWLGDKMGRKKVYGLTLMLMVGCSLASGLSFGKSAKGVMATLCFFRFWLGFGIGGDYPLSATIMSEYANKKTRGSFIAAVFAMQGFGILTSGIVALIVSTAFDHAYSAPAYSVDPVASTVPQADYIWRIILMFGAFPAAMTYYWRMKMPETARYTALVAKNAKQAAQDMARVLNVELDPEEAKLQKLTQEPANNFGLFSKEFLRRHGIHLLGTTTTWFLLDIAFYSQNLFQKDIFTAIGWIPSAASMNAVHEVYRVARAQTLIALCSTVPGYWFTVAFIDIIGRFAIQLMGFIFMSIFMFALAIPYHHWTLKDNRIGFIIMYSLTFFFANFGPNATTFVVPAEIFPARLRSTCHGISAAAGKAGAIVGAYGFLYASQSTDKSKTDAGYPPGIGVKNSLIVLGCVNLLGIVFTFCVPEAKGKSLEEMSGENEEELTQISTSDPQVAYNRTAPV